A portion of the Thermosediminibacter oceani DSM 16646 genome contains these proteins:
- a CDS encoding sensor domain-containing diguanylate cyclase/phosphohydrolase yields the protein MQKSDGVTVDFLKTLLDSINVNLCVIGESGEILLVNKRWEEFALKNGIDNVGTVGPGVNYLEVLENAVRNEHTDSEVARAAREGIREVLEGKSEGFYLEYPCRSESEDRWYLMVVSRIDWDPVAAAICHINITETKRKQVQLRLNIYDELTGLYNRWMFRKELKKLRRTDELPAAVIVYDLDGLKLITDVLGSEAGDKLLKAFADILKSSCREKDVVARIGGDEFGIIMRGCDEKIVDSFIKRIMAKIENFNSKNEDLHLSASFGYSVKHHGFQDIYKVFNEARCNMYTNKLLKRRSAKNAIARIITRKLQERNRAREERIERLIRLAEAFGKKLDLPPEDMEKFLLLCRYHDVGEISLPPNLVKKGRMTWEEREILQKHCVAGYRIAISVPSISGIADLILSHHEHYDGSGYPFKLRGKEIPFLSRVFAIIDAYEAVVGQRPYRKPLSHEEAVEELKRCAGTQFDPDLVKLFTEMGPVI from the coding sequence ATGCAAAAGAGTGACGGGGTTACAGTCGATTTTTTAAAAACCTTGTTAGATTCGATTAACGTCAACCTGTGCGTCATAGGAGAAAGCGGGGAAATTCTGCTGGTGAACAAAAGATGGGAGGAGTTTGCCCTAAAGAATGGTATTGACAACGTTGGCACGGTGGGTCCCGGAGTCAATTATTTAGAAGTACTGGAAAACGCCGTTCGAAATGAACATACGGATTCGGAGGTGGCAAGGGCTGCCCGGGAGGGGATAAGGGAGGTCCTGGAGGGAAAAAGCGAAGGGTTTTACCTGGAATACCCCTGCCGCTCGGAGAGCGAGGACCGGTGGTACCTGATGGTGGTATCCAGGATCGATTGGGATCCGGTCGCGGCGGCCATTTGCCATATAAACATCACAGAAACCAAAAGAAAGCAGGTTCAGTTGAGACTGAACATATACGATGAGCTCACCGGCCTTTACAACCGGTGGATGTTCCGAAAAGAATTGAAAAAACTCCGCCGAACCGACGAGCTGCCGGCGGCCGTAATAGTGTACGACCTGGACGGACTGAAACTCATAACCGATGTGCTGGGCAGTGAAGCCGGGGATAAACTGCTCAAGGCCTTTGCCGACATCCTAAAGAGCAGCTGCCGGGAAAAGGACGTGGTGGCACGGATAGGCGGCGACGAATTCGGCATTATAATGAGGGGTTGCGATGAAAAGATCGTTGATTCCTTCATAAAGAGAATCATGGCGAAGATCGAAAATTTTAATTCGAAAAATGAAGATCTGCACCTGTCGGCATCTTTTGGCTACTCGGTAAAGCACCACGGCTTTCAGGACATTTACAAAGTGTTCAACGAAGCACGCTGCAATATGTATACAAACAAGCTGCTGAAGAGGCGGTCTGCCAAAAATGCCATAGCTCGCATTATAACCAGGAAGCTCCAGGAGCGCAATCGTGCACGGGAAGAACGTATAGAAAGGCTTATAAGGCTCGCCGAGGCCTTTGGGAAAAAGCTCGATCTTCCGCCGGAGGATATGGAAAAGTTTTTACTGCTATGCCGCTATCACGACGTAGGAGAGATAAGCCTTCCGCCGAACCTGGTTAAAAAAGGGAGGATGACCTGGGAAGAGAGGGAAATATTGCAAAAGCATTGCGTCGCCGGCTACAGGATAGCCATTTCCGTGCCGTCGATTTCCGGGATTGCGGACCTAATCCTGAGCCATCATGAACATTACGACGGCAGCGGCTACCCCTTTAAGCTGCGGGGAAAGGAAATACCGTTCCTGTCCCGGGTCTTTGCCATAATAGACGCTTATGAAGCCGTGGTTGGCCAAAGGCCCTACAGGAAACCGTTGAGCCACGAGGAGGCCGTAGAAGAATTAAAAAGGTGCGCCGGCACCCAGTTCGATCCTGACCTGGTGAAACTATTTACCGAAATGGGACCGGTGATTTAA
- a CDS encoding protein-glutamate methylesterase/protein-glutamine glutaminase, with protein MIRVLVADDSALMRLIIKDLLEKDPEIKVVDTAGNGREAVEKAERLKPDVITLDVNMPEMDGLSALKKIREKKLGNVLMLSSLTREGASVTIKALELGAFDFVAKPGGSISPDIKEFADEIIAKVKAGYNARDIRERPVNPPAPGIHFTSEMKAVVIGISTGGPRNIMHVLPFIPPDINAAIFLVQHMPPGFTGPLARRLDERCALKVVEAEDGMEVKPGTCYVGKGGYNMLLSSERNGFRLVVTDTPKYRFMPSADVTMDSVLTIFRENTIGVLMTGMGDDGAGAMVRIRKAGGRTIAESKETAVIFGMPRAAIERGGAEFILPSYEIPAKITELTGVRRLNAKE; from the coding sequence GTGATAAGGGTTTTGGTAGCGGATGATTCTGCGCTGATGAGGCTCATTATAAAGGACCTGCTGGAAAAGGACCCCGAAATAAAGGTAGTGGATACCGCCGGAAACGGCAGGGAAGCCGTCGAGAAAGCCGAAAGGCTAAAACCCGACGTCATTACGCTGGACGTTAATATGCCGGAGATGGACGGGCTTTCTGCTTTAAAAAAGATCCGTGAAAAAAAACTGGGCAATGTTTTGATGCTTTCGTCCCTGACCCGGGAAGGCGCCAGCGTGACCATCAAGGCTCTGGAGCTCGGCGCCTTTGACTTCGTGGCAAAGCCCGGAGGGAGCATATCGCCCGACATAAAGGAATTCGCGGATGAAATAATAGCCAAAGTGAAGGCCGGCTATAACGCCCGGGATATCCGGGAAAGACCGGTAAATCCGCCGGCGCCCGGCATACATTTCACTTCAGAAATGAAAGCCGTGGTCATCGGGATTTCCACCGGGGGCCCCAGGAACATAATGCACGTTCTCCCTTTCATTCCCCCCGATATAAATGCAGCCATCTTCCTGGTGCAGCACATGCCTCCGGGGTTCACAGGCCCTTTAGCGAGGAGGCTTGATGAGCGTTGTGCTTTGAAGGTGGTGGAAGCCGAGGACGGCATGGAAGTAAAACCCGGCACCTGCTATGTGGGCAAGGGGGGCTACAATATGCTTCTTTCAAGCGAAAGAAATGGCTTCCGGCTGGTGGTGACCGATACCCCGAAATACAGATTCATGCCTTCGGCGGATGTCACGATGGATTCGGTCCTCACCATTTTCCGGGAAAATACCATAGGGGTTCTGATGACAGGCATGGGCGATGACGGAGCCGGGGCGATGGTAAGAATAAGAAAAGCCGGTGGCAGGACGATTGCCGAGTCAAAAGAGACAGCGGTAATATTCGGAATGCCCCGGGCGGCAATTGAAAGAGGAGGGGCAGAGTTTATCCTCCCGAGTTACGAGATACCGGCAAAAATAACCGAACTGACAGGAGTGAGGAGGTTAAATGCAAAAGAGTGA
- a CDS encoding chemotaxis protein CheW gives MRQVVVFGLGKELYGIDIFDLQEIIRMMEITHIPRAPHFIEGVINLRGRIIPVIDLKKRFGLADGEITRDSRIIVVNIDETTAGLIVDYVTEVAALEEEDLEKPPEALTIDARFIHGLAKMGDNIVILIKTSEILNVAEKDQLKNFSKEDTYEKAEGN, from the coding sequence TTGAGACAAGTAGTAGTTTTCGGCCTCGGAAAGGAACTTTACGGCATAGACATTTTCGATCTGCAGGAAATCATCAGAATGATGGAAATAACGCATATCCCCAGAGCCCCTCATTTTATCGAAGGGGTAATAAACTTAAGGGGGAGAATCATTCCCGTGATAGACCTCAAAAAGAGGTTCGGCCTTGCCGACGGTGAAATAACAAGAGACTCCAGGATCATTGTGGTAAATATCGATGAAACCACGGCGGGGCTCATAGTGGATTATGTCACCGAAGTAGCGGCACTGGAAGAGGAAGACCTGGAAAAACCTCCAGAGGCCTTGACCATCGATGCCCGCTTCATCCATGGGCTGGCAAAGATGGGAGATAATATAGTAATACTTATTAAAACGAGTGAAATACTCAATGTGGCAGAAAAAGACCAGCTAAAAAATTTCTCGAAGGAGGATACATATGAAAAAGCTGAAGGGAATTAA
- a CDS encoding bacteriohemerythrin, with protein sequence MAVMWTEDLSTGVSLIDEQHKELFKRVNDLLLACSKGKGREEAVKAIDFLGEYIVMHFGAEEKYMRENDFPGYQAHKKQHDGFVAEFKEIKQRMEQNGPTVDLVVKINHFLIDWLINHIKKTDKALGAFLKNKI encoded by the coding sequence ATGGCGGTAATGTGGACGGAGGACCTTTCCACAGGAGTAAGTCTGATCGACGAACAACACAAGGAGCTTTTCAAAAGGGTGAACGACCTGCTTTTGGCCTGCTCGAAAGGGAAAGGTAGGGAAGAGGCCGTAAAGGCCATTGATTTTCTAGGTGAATACATCGTCATGCACTTCGGCGCCGAAGAAAAATACATGCGGGAAAACGATTTTCCCGGCTACCAGGCACATAAAAAGCAGCATGACGGCTTTGTAGCGGAATTCAAAGAAATAAAGCAAAGAATGGAGCAGAACGGCCCTACGGTGGACCTGGTGGTAAAAATAAACCATTTCCTCATCGATTGGCTTATAAATCACATCAAAAAGACGGATAAAGCGCTGGGAGCGTTTTTGAAGAATAAGATTTGA